From the Candidatus Peregrinibacteria bacterium genome, one window contains:
- the ispE gene encoding 4-(cytidine 5'-diphospho)-2-C-methyl-D-erythritol kinase yields the protein MKKISLSAPAKINWNLHIGEIQKNGLHEIYTEMEKISLADELEIEILPQEKQGEIDFVLKNPQEFSVPKDETNLAVRAARSFFGETLFPAICIRLTKNIPTGSGLGGGSSDAAAVLKGLSQMFPECISESELFHIASNLGSDIPFFFGNFSRATIEGTGERLTPLPQISSGFLTLCLPKNISISTAWAYEEWEKRKTTVPNGNDFEPIIFSAFPELSHRATLLKEFGAEHTALSGSGGTVFGVFSEKAKAEKTQKMLKEHGDWTAVCRLK from the coding sequence ATGAAAAAGATTTCCCTTTCTGCTCCAGCAAAAATCAACTGGAATTTACATATTGGAGAAATCCAAAAAAATGGCTTGCACGAAATTTATACAGAAATGGAGAAGATATCGCTTGCAGATGAATTGGAAATAGAAATTCTCCCACAAGAAAAACAAGGAGAAATTGACTTTGTGTTAAAAAATCCACAAGAATTTTCTGTCCCAAAAGATGAGACAAACCTTGCTGTACGCGCCGCACGATCATTTTTTGGGGAAACGCTTTTCCCTGCCATTTGTATTCGCCTCACCAAAAACATTCCCACCGGATCTGGACTTGGCGGAGGAAGTTCAGACGCAGCAGCAGTTTTAAAGGGGCTTTCTCAAATGTTTCCAGAATGCATTTCAGAATCGGAGCTCTTTCATATCGCAAGTAATCTCGGTTCAGATATCCCCTTTTTTTTTGGAAATTTTTCCCGCGCTACTATAGAAGGAACAGGAGAACGCCTCACCCCCCTCCCTCAAATTTCTTCGGGATTCCTTACTCTCTGTCTTCCAAAAAATATTTCCATTTCCACTGCTTGGGCGTATGAGGAATGGGAAAAAAGAAAGACAACCGTACCAAATGGGAATGATTTTGAGCCAATCATCTTTTCTGCCTTTCCAGAGCTCTCTCATCGGGCAACTCTTCTCAAGGAATTTGGAGCAGAACATACAGCGCTCAGTGGTTCTGGCGGAACGGTATTTGGCGTGTTTTCCGAAAAAGCAAAGGCAGAAAAAACTCAAAAAATGCTCAAAGAGCATGGCGATTGGACGGCAGTATGCAGACTCAAATAA
- a CDS encoding 2-C-methyl-D-erythritol 2,4-cyclodiphosphate synthase: MIATVLLGAGSGTRFGKEKIFVSLLGKPLFLWGTEAFLQIPEIEYIFLVVPSQEHKDLVQKNIVECAKITIIVGGKNRFESAKIGFFAAKEKGANLILFHNIANPLVTKKEITEVISAIKQTGAGGVGRSMTSTIRKQNSGILPREELWEMETPQGVRAEVFEKGYTLLSKIPTDDLAVAEAAGILPKIIPASPQNRKITFPEDLFFLESFVKGNQKKRIGIGQDSHRFSKEGELVLGGILFPKSPKLLGNSDGDAALHAITNAVSSALGGGSLSTFSDTLCQQGTTDSKEYFRHILKKLWSAGGTIENISLSLEAKNPKLEHRFAEMKNLLAELCQISPEDIGITATSGEELTECGKGEGISAIAIVQISLLP, from the coding sequence ATGATTGCCACAGTACTCCTTGGTGCCGGCTCTGGAACACGTTTTGGAAAAGAAAAAATATTCGTTTCTCTTTTGGGAAAACCGCTTTTTCTTTGGGGTACAGAAGCATTTTTGCAGATTCCAGAAATCGAATATATCTTCTTGGTCGTTCCATCGCAAGAGCACAAGGATTTAGTTCAAAAAAATATTGTGGAGTGTGCAAAAATAACTATCATCGTTGGAGGAAAAAATCGTTTTGAGAGCGCAAAAATCGGATTTTTCGCAGCGAAAGAAAAAGGAGCAAACCTTATTCTCTTTCATAATATTGCCAATCCACTCGTCACAAAAAAGGAAATTACAGAAGTTATTTCTGCCATAAAACAAACGGGCGCCGGGGGAGTAGGAAGATCAATGACTTCCACAATTCGAAAACAAAATAGCGGTATTCTTCCGCGCGAAGAGCTTTGGGAGATGGAAACGCCACAAGGAGTTCGAGCAGAAGTGTTTGAAAAAGGATACACCCTCCTCTCAAAAATACCAACAGATGATCTTGCAGTGGCAGAAGCCGCCGGCATTTTGCCAAAGATCATCCCTGCTTCTCCACAAAACCGAAAAATTACATTTCCAGAAGATCTTTTCTTTCTCGAATCATTTGTGAAGGGAAATCAAAAAAAACGCATTGGAATTGGACAAGATTCGCATCGTTTTTCCAAAGAAGGAGAGCTTGTTCTTGGAGGAATTTTGTTTCCAAAATCGCCAAAACTCCTCGGAAATTCTGATGGAGATGCCGCCCTCCATGCAATTACCAATGCGGTTTCTTCTGCGCTTGGTGGCGGATCACTCTCTACATTTTCCGATACGTTGTGTCAACAGGGAACGACGGATTCCAAGGAGTACTTTCGGCATATTCTCAAAAAATTGTGGAGTGCTGGTGGCACGATAGAAAATATTTCTCTTTCTCTGGAAGCAAAAAATCCGAAGCTAGAACACCGGTTCGCAGAAATGAAAAATCTTCTTGCGGAACTCTGCCAGATCTCTCCAGAAGATATTGGTATTACCGCCACGAGTGGAGAAGAGCTCACAGAGTGCGGAAAAGGAGAAGGAATTTCTGCAATAGCCATTGTGCAGATTTCTTTACTACCGTAA
- a CDS encoding nucleotidyltransferase family protein: MQDRIRISLTLKKEIVSLIDSKVDGVRIRNRSHAIEHYLKISLASSVGQAVLFVHREEDLLKEVEKESLIVSLLRRFQKIGILSVLFCSSQESLLLQKIVGGKKFQDFTFHFVHTNPEHTASALLDCSSLLHPGTFLVLHGDIATELDLFDFQDFHREKSSIATVTVTSISDPLPWGVVRLKRNLITEFREKPVHSETETRLTNLINAGIYAFEPEIFSFFPEDAKSLEEDVFPLLAQERKLFGYLLDGAWFNISVPGMLESAKKHFSPTP; this comes from the coding sequence ATGCAAGATCGAATTCGAATCTCTCTGACGCTTAAAAAAGAAATCGTAAGCCTTATCGACAGTAAAGTGGATGGAGTGAGAATTCGAAATCGTTCTCATGCCATTGAGCACTATCTTAAAATCTCTCTCGCTTCCTCTGTCGGACAAGCTGTTCTTTTTGTTCATCGAGAAGAAGATCTTTTAAAAGAGGTTGAAAAAGAATCACTCATCGTCTCTCTTTTACGACGTTTTCAAAAAATTGGAATTCTTTCTGTGCTTTTCTGCTCTTCTCAAGAATCGCTTTTGTTACAAAAAATTGTTGGTGGCAAAAAATTTCAAGATTTTACGTTTCATTTTGTGCACACAAATCCCGAGCATACCGCTTCTGCTCTTCTCGATTGTTCTTCACTTCTTCATCCGGGAACTTTTCTTGTGCTCCACGGCGATATTGCAACGGAGCTTGATCTCTTTGATTTTCAAGATTTTCATCGAGAAAAAAGCAGTATTGCCACGGTTACCGTAACGAGTATTTCCGATCCGCTCCCTTGGGGAGTAGTGCGCTTAAAGCGAAACTTAATTACAGAATTTCGTGAAAAACCTGTTCATTCCGAAACAGAAACACGGCTTACTAATCTTATTAATGCGGGAATATATGCGTTTGAACCAGAGATTTTTTCTTTTTTTCCAGAGGACGCAAAAAGCTTAGAGGAAGATGTTTTTCCTCTTCTTGCTCAAGAACGAAAGCTCTTTGGATATTTGCTTGATGGAGCATGGTTTAACATTTCAGTCCCCGGAATGCTTGAGAGCGCAAAAAAACATTTTTCTCCTACTCCATAG
- a CDS encoding ROK family protein, whose translation MGSLIGVDVGGTKIRAIRFSESDMSHEDENRVLTEATKGADAVFQNIIQVTESVFNESVTAIGIAWAGFVDHENGIVRTAPNIPGFSDFPLVKRLQQHFSLPMVLENDARLFTYTEALEGAGKGESVVVGISLGTGVGSGIILDGKIFRGAEGFSGEVGQAFASIDALETFETNEFFISGTGLGRDAEHFGCKGAIFGEDSFRKWQEKILPEYDIFELWVTRLSRFLVNVILFYNPSVIVFGGGVGRTVFPPFLPEISQRTETLLRKRNLPSSVTFRLAEIPFSATFGAGLLAKSLA comes from the coding sequence ATGGGTTCCCTCATTGGAGTTGATGTAGGAGGAACGAAAATTCGTGCTATTCGGTTCTCGGAGTCCGATATGTCCCACGAGGACGAAAATAGAGTTCTTACTGAAGCAACAAAAGGTGCCGATGCTGTATTTCAAAATATTATTCAAGTAACCGAAAGCGTTTTCAATGAATCAGTTACTGCTATTGGTATTGCTTGGGCGGGGTTTGTTGATCACGAGAATGGTATTGTACGAACAGCACCAAACATTCCTGGATTTTCCGATTTTCCTCTCGTTAAGCGTCTTCAGCAACACTTTTCGCTTCCCATGGTTCTCGAAAACGATGCACGACTTTTTACTTATACTGAGGCATTAGAGGGTGCTGGAAAAGGGGAGTCAGTGGTAGTTGGTATTAGTCTTGGAACGGGAGTAGGAAGCGGAATTATTCTCGATGGCAAAATTTTTCGCGGTGCAGAAGGATTTTCTGGAGAGGTTGGGCAGGCATTTGCCAGTATTGATGCACTTGAGACATTTGAAACGAATGAATTTTTTATTTCGGGAACAGGACTCGGTCGAGATGCTGAACATTTCGGATGTAAGGGTGCTATTTTTGGAGAAGATTCCTTTCGGAAATGGCAAGAAAAAATCTTGCCAGAATATGACATTTTTGAGCTTTGGGTGACTCGACTTTCGCGGTTTTTGGTAAACGTCATTTTGTTCTACAATCCCTCTGTCATTGTTTTTGGTGGAGGCGTTGGGCGAACTGTCTTCCCTCCTTTTTTGCCAGAAATTTCCCAGCGAACGGAAACGCTTTTGCGAAAACGAAACCTTCCTTCTTCTGTTACCTTTCGTCTTGCAGAAATTCCCTTTTCCGCTACTTTTGGTGCAGGACTTCTTGCAAAATCCTTAGCTTAG
- a CDS encoding CPBP family intramembrane metalloprotease, with amino-acid sequence MATFQSMFRKSYGFFCDPFPEKALPTAPWKPSDAVKMVLFSSLLLIIVSYGGFFLAMQIWGQIPAAEFLLNNKQEIIIAGILLQVLSQVGFLFWYSRKKYGAGLSDLGFRKIPFKTTFGVFVLLFCTSIALQNGYFFGLNLLGIGSVANSGTVEQLISERWISPPLLFVFAGIIAPVLEELIFRGFLLSGFLKKMNAFHAIALSSLFFAAAHLHLGLFPVYFVLGVLLGTAFIRTKSLYPGIAFHAVNNTIAFIAVVSGS; translated from the coding sequence ATGGCGACATTTCAGAGTATGTTTCGGAAAAGCTACGGATTTTTTTGCGATCCATTTCCAGAAAAGGCATTACCAACAGCTCCTTGGAAGCCAAGTGACGCCGTAAAAATGGTTCTTTTTTCTTCGCTTCTCCTCATTATCGTTTCATACGGGGGGTTCTTTTTGGCAATGCAGATTTGGGGGCAAATACCAGCGGCAGAATTTCTTCTTAATAATAAGCAAGAAATCATTATTGCAGGAATCCTCTTGCAGGTGCTTTCTCAGGTTGGCTTTCTCTTTTGGTATTCTCGAAAAAAATATGGTGCTGGGCTTTCAGATCTCGGTTTTCGAAAGATCCCCTTCAAAACCACATTCGGTGTTTTTGTGCTTCTCTTTTGCACAAGTATTGCGTTGCAAAACGGATACTTCTTTGGGCTTAACCTCCTTGGTATTGGTTCTGTTGCCAATTCTGGAACTGTAGAACAACTCATTTCCGAACGCTGGATATCACCTCCTCTTCTTTTTGTTTTTGCTGGAATTATTGCCCCTGTTTTAGAAGAGCTAATTTTCCGTGGTTTTCTCCTGAGTGGCTTTCTTAAAAAAATGAATGCTTTTCACGCTATTGCGCTTTCTTCACTCTTTTTTGCCGCGGCACATCTTCATTTGGGGCTTTTTCCTGTCTATTTTGTATTGGGAGTTCTCCTTGGAACAGCATTTATTCGCACGAAATCGCTCTATCCAGGAATTGCATTTCATGCCGTCAACAATACTATTGCCTTTATAGCAGTTGTCTCTGGTTCCTAA
- a CDS encoding tetratricopeptide repeat protein: protein MAKILGILFGLSLTAFIAVLAWRVYPEEIIELLPSAIRPTLQESKENSQGDFLPKTPEENLNKDPLQEENAPKKTGEEESFETLIKRGGGYLSEGYLSLAIKDFERATEMDPTSKDALHKLISAQIALQNYDAAKESTAKAHQAFPDDISFSVLLGEIEIQRSSFGEAKKIFENLPDSPEKNYYFGIISAYFGDYETAKKLLSSLAENTEYGEQSRIVLGAFQEFSLFPEGNPLHLQLLLAKSFDALGFYQISIEMCKKILKEQENYRDAWIILGHSYLSLEKYNLARDVFIKALDLDPTKPETAFFLGISENALEQYEEAITHLSMARQNGYIPQNEVTLLLAEAYIGGKYYEAAQEEYDKLLEIHGAPIEHYESAMHLSIDKLKTPKKGLEIAQKSVEAYPDSKEAKALLGEAFFENGEYEKSKEVFQEIQEVNSENPIPHLFLGKIAEQQGDWGKALEEYKRAYDIAPYSNTGSEAAQGYNTLVTSGKRDE from the coding sequence ATGGCGAAAATTCTTGGAATCCTTTTTGGACTTTCGCTCACCGCTTTTATCGCTGTTCTCGCTTGGCGTGTTTACCCCGAAGAAATTATAGAACTCCTTCCAAGCGCTATTCGTCCTACTCTTCAAGAAAGCAAGGAAAATTCCCAAGGAGATTTTTTGCCAAAAACACCAGAAGAAAATCTTAATAAAGACCCTCTTCAAGAAGAAAATGCACCAAAAAAAACAGGGGAAGAGGAGAGTTTTGAAACTCTTATAAAAAGAGGCGGCGGATACCTCTCTGAAGGATATTTGAGTCTTGCTATTAAAGATTTTGAGCGCGCTACAGAAATGGATCCCACCTCAAAAGATGCTCTTCACAAGCTCATTTCGGCGCAAATTGCTCTTCAAAATTACGATGCAGCGAAAGAATCTACAGCAAAGGCACACCAAGCTTTTCCTGATGATATTTCTTTTTCCGTGCTCCTTGGAGAAATTGAAATTCAACGAAGTTCTTTTGGAGAAGCAAAGAAAATATTTGAAAACCTTCCTGATTCTCCTGAAAAAAACTACTATTTTGGAATCATATCTGCTTATTTTGGAGATTACGAAACAGCAAAAAAACTCCTCTCTTCTCTCGCAGAAAATACAGAATACGGAGAGCAATCGCGCATTGTATTAGGAGCTTTTCAGGAGTTTTCTCTCTTTCCCGAGGGAAACCCATTACACTTACAACTCCTTCTTGCAAAATCGTTCGATGCTCTTGGTTTTTATCAAATCAGTATTGAAATGTGCAAGAAAATTCTAAAAGAACAAGAAAACTATCGTGATGCATGGATTATTTTGGGACACAGCTATCTCTCACTCGAAAAATACAACCTTGCTCGAGATGTTTTTATAAAAGCACTTGACCTTGATCCCACAAAACCAGAAACTGCTTTTTTTCTTGGCATTTCAGAAAATGCGCTTGAGCAGTACGAAGAAGCCATTACACACCTCTCCATGGCTCGACAAAATGGATACATTCCACAAAATGAAGTAACTCTTTTGCTCGCAGAAGCCTATATTGGAGGAAAATATTACGAAGCCGCACAAGAGGAATATGACAAGCTTCTCGAAATTCATGGTGCGCCGATTGAACACTACGAATCCGCCATGCATCTTTCTATCGACAAACTCAAAACCCCAAAAAAGGGGCTTGAAATAGCACAAAAATCCGTGGAGGCATATCCAGATTCAAAAGAGGCAAAAGCTCTTCTTGGTGAGGCATTTTTTGAAAACGGAGAATATGAAAAATCGAAAGAGGTTTTTCAGGAGATTCAAGAAGTAAATTCAGAAAATCCAATCCCTCATCTCTTCTTGGGAAAAATTGCAGAGCAACAAGGGGACTGGGGAAAGGCTCTTGAAGAATACAAAAGAGCATACGATATTGCCCCCTATTCAAATACTGGTTCCGAAGCGGCACAAGGTTACAATACTTTAGTGACTTCCGGAAAAAGAGATGAATAG